A section of the Apodemus sylvaticus chromosome 10, mApoSyl1.1, whole genome shotgun sequence genome encodes:
- the LOC127693951 gene encoding serine protease 28-like produces the protein MFQLLLLVLSFLESPVFMASVSVSRSKPVGIVGGHRTLPGRWPWQVSLRTYDYKASSWVHICGGSIIHPQWILTAAHCIQSQDAEPVSFRVQVGEVYLYKEQDLLNISRIILHPDFNQFSKRFDVALMQLTAHLVTSTHVSPVSLPNASSIFNSTDQCWLAGWGNVHQNVALKPPYQLYEVKIPIQDNESCKRAYRKKMSDEPQSVAIFDDMLCAGTLGRGPCFGDSGGPLVCLKSNKWVQVGVVSIGVECSNDLPSIFSRVQSSLAWIHQHI, from the exons ATGTTCCAGCTGTTGctcctggttctctccttcctggaAAGCCCAGTGTTCATGGCCTCTG TATCTGTCTCCAGAAGTAAGCCAGTGGGCATTGTGGGGGGTCACCGTACCCTACCAGGGAGGTGGCCATGGCAGGTTAGCCTGAGAACCTACGATTACAAGGCAAGCTCCTGGGTGCACATCTGTGGGGGCTCCATCATCCATCCTCAGTGGATTCTGACTGCTGCCCACTGCATCCAAAG CCAGGATGCCGAACCAGTCTCGTTCCGGGTCCAGGTGGGGGAAGTATACCTCTACAAGGAACAGGACCTTCTGAACATCAGCAGGATCATCCTCCACCCAGACTTCAACCAATTCAGTAAGAGATTTGATGTGGCCCTGATGCAGTTGACTGCCCACCTGGTCACCTCCACACATGTCAGTCCAGTCTCTCTGCCAAATGCCAGCTCAATCTTCAACTCAACTGACCAgtgttggctggctggctggggcaATGTTCACCAAAATG tGGCTCTGAAGCCTCCCTATCAACTGTATGAAGTGAAGATCCCAATTCAGGATAACGAGAGCTGTAAGCGGGCTTATAGGAAGAAAATGTCTGATGAACCTCAAAGTGTGGCCATCTTTGACGACATGCTCTGTGCTGGCACCTTAGGCCGAGGCCCCTGTTTT GGTGACTCTGGGGGTCCCTTGGTCTGCCTGAAGAGCAACAAGTGGGTACAGGTAGGCGTGGTCAGCATAGGCGTAGAGTGCAGCAACGACCTGCCATCAATCTTCTCGAGAGTCCAGAGCTCCTTAGCCTGGATCCATCAGCACATCTAG